The Puntigrus tetrazona isolate hp1 chromosome 3, ASM1883169v1, whole genome shotgun sequence genome contains a region encoding:
- the LOC122330304 gene encoding GTPase IMAP family member 4-like isoform X2, whose translation MVLLGQTGSGRSSSGNTILARSAFWADASPLSVTSRCQRSGGVAEGRSLRLIDTPGFFHTRLSPEEVRAELSRCVELSAPGPHVFLLALRAGRVTRESRAALDWVTAAFGPQALRFTLVLITCGDALGAKPAGDFLKESEELWEFVCGCAGGYHVFDNTKGVEERSQVTELLQKIDLLLERNAGEHYTADMLLRADTAVRHMQRRILGDGQEEDGEARERAERLFWYELLSAVGRGAVEASGVMEKGKGKGKKVRAVQRVAAIASTPLSITTTAKVMGGAVREGTKVLLKHKKTLLR comes from the exons ATGGTTCTGCTGGGTCAGACGGGTTCAGGCCGGAGTTCATCTGGAAACACGATTCTGGCTCGGTCCGCTTTCTGGGCTGACGCGTCGCCCCTGTCGGTCACCAGCCGCTGCCAGCGGTCGGGGGGCGTGGCGGAGGGGCGGAGCCTGCGGCTGATCGACACCCCGGGCTTCTTCCACACCCGTCTGAGCCCGGAGGAGGTGCGCGCGGAGCTGAGCCGGTGCGTGGAGCTGAGCGCGCCCGGGCCGCACGTGTTCCTGCTGGCCCTGCGCGCCGGGCGCGTGACGCGCGAGAGCCGCGCCGCCCTGGACTGGGTCACCGCCGCGTTCGGGCCCCAGGCGCTGCGCTTCACCTTAGTCCTGATCACCTGCGGCGACGCGCTCGGAGCGAAACCCGCGGGCGACTTCTTGAAGGAGAGCGAGGAGCTGTGGGAGTTCGTGTGCGGCTGCGCGGGCGGCTATCACGTGTTCGACAACACTAAAG GTGTGGAGGAGAGGTCGCAGGTCACCGAGCTGCTGCAGAAGATCGATCTGCTGCTGGAGCGTAACGCGGGAGAGCACTACACCGCCGACATGCTGCTGCGGGCGGACACCGCTGTGCGCCACATGCAGAGGAGGATCCTGGGAGACGGCCAGGAGGAGGACGGGGAGGCCAGGGAGAGGGCGGAGCGTCTGTTCTGGTACGAGCTGCTGAGCGCCGTGGGCCGCGGCGCCGTGGAAGCGTCCGGTGTGATGGAGAAGGGCAAGGGCAAGGGCAAGAAGGTCAGAGCCGTGCAGAGGGTGGCGGCCATCGCCTCCACGCCGCTGTCAATCACAACCACTGCTAAAGTGATGGGCGGAGCCGTGAGAGAGGGAACCAAAGTCCTGTTGAAACACAAGAAGACGCTCCTgcgctga
- the LOC122330455 gene encoding ER lumen protein-retaining receptor 3, with product MNIFRLSGDVCHLVAIIILFLKIWRSKSCAGISGKSQVLFALVFTTRYLDLFTSFISIYNTVMKVVYLVLAYATVSLIYFRFRNSYDSESDSFRVEFLLVPVAGLSFLENYAFTPLEILWTFSIYLESVAILPQLFMITKTGEAESITTHYLFFLGLYRALYLANWVWRYHVEGFFDQIAVVSGVVQTIFYCDFFYLYFTRVLRGSGKMSLPMPV from the exons ATGAATATCTTCCGACTGTCTGGAGATGTTTGTCATCTGGTCGCCATCATTATTCTGTTCCTGAAGATCTGGAGGTCTAAATCATGCGCAG gtatTTCTGGGAAGTCTCAGGTGCTGTTTGCACTGGTCTTCACCACTAGATACCTGGACCTGTTCACGTCCTTCATCTCCATCTACAACACCGTCATGAAg GTGGTGTATCTGGTCCTGGCGTACGCCACCGTCAGCCTCATCTACTTCCGCTTCAGGAACTCGTACGACTCCGAGAGCGACTCGTTCCGTGTGGAGTTCCTGCTGGTGCCGGTGGCCGGCCTGTCGTTCCTGGAGAACTACGCCTTCACGCCGCTGGAG ATCCTGTGGACGTTCTCCATCTATCTGGAGTCGGTGGCCATCCTGCCGCAGCTCTTCATGATCACTAAGACGGGCGAGGCCGAGTCCATCACCACACACTACCTGTTCTTCCTGGGCCTGTACCGCGCGCTGTACCTCGCTAACTGGGTGTGGCGCTATCACGTGGAGGGATTCTTCGACCAGATCGCCGTGGTGTCCGGCGTTGTCCAGACCATCTTCTACTGCGACTTCTTCTACCTGTACTTCACCAGAG TGCTGAGAGGAAGCGGTAAGATGAGTTTGCCGATGCCGGTGTGA
- the LOC122330304 gene encoding GTPase IMAP family member 9-like isoform X1 — MAEEERESSAAGASAEVRMVLLGQTGSGRSSSGNTILARSAFWADASPLSVTSRCQRSGGVAEGRSLRLIDTPGFFHTRLSPEEVRAELSRCVELSAPGPHVFLLALRAGRVTRESRAALDWVTAAFGPQALRFTLVLITCGDALGAKPAGDFLKESEELWEFVCGCAGGYHVFDNTKGVEERSQVTELLQKIDLLLERNAGEHYTADMLLRADTAVRHMQRRILGDGQEEDGEARERAERLFWYELLSAVGRGAVEASGVMEKGKGKGKKVRAVQRVAAIASTPLSITTTAKVMGGAVREGTKVLLKHKKTLLR, encoded by the exons ATGGCGGAGGAGGAACGCGAGAGTTCAGCTGCTG GAGCTTCGGCTGAGGTCCGGATGGTTCTGCTGGGTCAGACGGGTTCAGGCCGGAGTTCATCTGGAAACACGATTCTGGCTCGGTCCGCTTTCTGGGCTGACGCGTCGCCCCTGTCGGTCACCAGCCGCTGCCAGCGGTCGGGGGGCGTGGCGGAGGGGCGGAGCCTGCGGCTGATCGACACCCCGGGCTTCTTCCACACCCGTCTGAGCCCGGAGGAGGTGCGCGCGGAGCTGAGCCGGTGCGTGGAGCTGAGCGCGCCCGGGCCGCACGTGTTCCTGCTGGCCCTGCGCGCCGGGCGCGTGACGCGCGAGAGCCGCGCCGCCCTGGACTGGGTCACCGCCGCGTTCGGGCCCCAGGCGCTGCGCTTCACCTTAGTCCTGATCACCTGCGGCGACGCGCTCGGAGCGAAACCCGCGGGCGACTTCTTGAAGGAGAGCGAGGAGCTGTGGGAGTTCGTGTGCGGCTGCGCGGGCGGCTATCACGTGTTCGACAACACTAAAG GTGTGGAGGAGAGGTCGCAGGTCACCGAGCTGCTGCAGAAGATCGATCTGCTGCTGGAGCGTAACGCGGGAGAGCACTACACCGCCGACATGCTGCTGCGGGCGGACACCGCTGTGCGCCACATGCAGAGGAGGATCCTGGGAGACGGCCAGGAGGAGGACGGGGAGGCCAGGGAGAGGGCGGAGCGTCTGTTCTGGTACGAGCTGCTGAGCGCCGTGGGCCGCGGCGCCGTGGAAGCGTCCGGTGTGATGGAGAAGGGCAAGGGCAAGGGCAAGAAGGTCAGAGCCGTGCAGAGGGTGGCGGCCATCGCCTCCACGCCGCTGTCAATCACAACCACTGCTAAAGTGATGGGCGGAGCCGTGAGAGAGGGAACCAAAGTCCTGTTGAAACACAAGAAGACGCTCCTgcgctga
- the LOC122329844 gene encoding ankyrin repeat and fibronectin type-III domain-containing protein 1-like, whose amino-acid sequence MAPPQGRRSLGPVSPKRIYRSLSLKLRGGASHSEAEPTDWRRRLSRGPAEYSSLWDALENEDTLGVQHLLSRERAADGRVNSVSELGLVPLDVAALTHNAPLLQVLVKAGAKHNPTLSSASDWSLKLEELVSLAEQKVEEWRAELLLREKAELQPQTDTQKNVDLWTRRLELYQSMRERFNTTARPGPPAGAALLVTGDSCLCVRVTEDPAQTHGLVTRYRVEWSSLSSFHPLCGTGFITDTRNPEFSITGLQTGVQYYVRVSAYNVRGWGSFVSSSPPCVAPSSWSSCCGVTLRHKNPAAAVRRISQEIREPALSESRVSVRRVCVSRGLKQLFHSRVVRVLQRGVYLVSVFSQKDSVLVTAGDHLPLVEIQSCSTSVSQDFLWLCKLSCAWTQVPQLLQVLSSSSFSSSSSLLQNRLSFLRAVAQLQASVGCVDLGQLYFEPLKDRQGNVLLVTLREVTTPLTPADPPLHWLPVSSLERNQSETPLLPEPSAVEQLTHRLKEMLAYHRRSQQMAQPGLYVGVLKLCSSVDQLRILVPQKLPNMPCHSRVRNRSHVSREEWAWLQEHAVGGAFGAREGGDEAVIDSSGVQDFVKALRSAVTHLLTKLSVPLERASEYRVYTQELLQVGDQVSVILLLPPCEEFRSRQRPAEGAQHTFTVPLHCFELVHLWVYEQDLLSQYCQLWLRLELDVRLSQQALREALDTEELQEATERLAHVTQLAQSLSALWSESRWLMDVIHTLRSKNSEGAVPLGRVMTSRPPIRSAADEATPTALHPAEQTQTEVTGSEVSTPVEVTEVTGGVTCPESPPRTTPTASSRRLPSSARVRSC is encoded by the exons ATGGCTCCGCCCCAAGGGAGGCGTTCCCTCGGCCCCGTCTCACCTAAACGCATCTACAGGAGCCTGTCACTCAAGCTGAGGGGCGGGGCTTCACACAGTGAGGCGGAGCCTACTGACTGGAGGAGGAGACTGAGCAGAGGACCAGCTGAG tacTCTAGTCTGTGGGATGCTCTGGAGAATGAAGACACACTCGGGGTGCAGCATCTGTTATCCAGAGAAAGAGCGGCAGACGGTCGAGTGAACAGCGTCAGTGAGCTCGGGCTGGTGCCGCTGGACGTGGCCGCTCTTACCCATAATGCACCACTGCTGCAGGTGCTGGTGAAGGCTGGGGCCAAACACAACCCCACCT TGAGCTCTGCCTCTGATTGGTCGCTGAAGCTGGAAGAACTGGTGTCATTGGCTGAGCAGAAGGTGGAGGAGTGGAGGGCGGAGCTTCTGCTGAGAGAGAAGGCGGAGCTTCAgccacagacagacacacagaagaaTGTGGATCTCTGGACGCGTCGACTAGAACTTTACCAGAgtatgagagagagatttaACACCACCg CTCGCCCCGGGCCCCCCGCCGGAGCCGCTCTGCTGGTGACGGGCgacagctgtctgtgtgtgagagtcacTGAAGACCCCGCTCAGACACACGGCCTCGTCACCCGCTACAGAG ttgagTGGAGCTCTTTGTCGAGTTTTCATCCTCTGTGTGGCACCGGATTCATCACAGACACCAGAAACCCTGAGTTCAGCATCACAGGCCTCCAGAct ggtgtCCAGTATTACGTGCGGGTCAGTGCGTATAACGTCAGAGGTTGGGGTTCTTTCGTGAGCAGCAGCCCGCCGTGTGTCGCTCCGTCCA GCTGGAGCTCGTGCTGCGGTGTGACTCTGAGACACAAGAACCCAGCCGCCGCTGTCAGGAGGATATCACAAGAGATCAGAGAACCAGCACTCagcg agagcAGGGTGTCAgtgaggagagtgtgtgtgtctcgtggTCTGAAGCAGCTCTTTCACTCCAGGGTGGTCCGTGTCTTACAGAG aggtGTGTACCTGGTCAGTGTGTTCTCTCAGAAGGACAGTGTTCTGGTGACGGCGGGTGATCATCTTCCTCTGGTGGAGATCCAGAGCTGCTCCACGTCTGTGTCTCAGGACTTCCTGTGGCTCTGTAAG ctgTCCTGTGCGTGGACTCAGGTGCCGCAGCTGCTGCAGGTCCTGTCCTCTTCATCGTTCTCCTCGTCTTCATCTCTGCTGCAGAACAGACTCAGCTTCCTGCGGGCCGTCGCTCAGCTGCAG GCGTCGGTGGGCTGTGTGGATCTGGGTCAGCTGTACTTCGAGCCTCTGAAGGACCGGCAGGGGAACGTGCTGCTGGTGACCCTGAGAGAGGTCACGACCCCGCTGACCCCGGCTGACCCCCCGCTGCACTGGCTCCCGGTCAGCAGCCTGGAGAGGAACCAGAGCGAGACGCCGCTGCTGCCCGAACCCTCGGCCGTAGAGCAGCTCACACACCGACTCAAG gagatGCTGGCGTATCACCGGAGGAGTCAGCAGATGGCTCAGCCCGGTCTGTATGTGGGCGTCCTGAAGCTCTGCAGCTCAGTGGATCAGCTCCGGATCCTGGTTCCTCAGAAATTACCCAACATGCCCTGCCACAGCCGCGTCAGGAACCGGTCGCACGTCTCACG ggagGAGTGGGCGTGGCTACAGGAGCATGCAGTGGGCGGGGCCTTTGGAGCTCGGGAGGGCGGGGATGAAGCTGTGATTGACAGCTCAGGTGTGCAGGACTTCGTGAAGGCCCTGAGATCCGCAGTGACGCACCTGCTGACCAAACTCAGCGTCCCGCTGGAGAGG gcgaGCGAGTACCGTGTTTACACACAGGAGCTGCTGCAGGTTGGAGATCAGGTGTCTGTGATTCTGCTGCTGCCGCCCTGTGAGGAGTTCAGATCCCGCCAGCGTCCGGCAGAGGGAGCTCAGCACACCTTCACCGTCCCGCTGCACTGCTTTGAGCTCG tgcacCTGTGGGTGTACGAGCAGGATCTTCTCTCTCAGTACTGTCAGCTGTGGCTCAGACTGGAGCTGGACGTCCGTCTTTCCCAGCAGGCTTTGAGAGAAGCGCTGGACACCGAGGAGCTGCAGGAGGCCACGGAGAGACTCGCACACGTCACACAGCTGGCACAG agTCTGTCTGCGCTGTGGAGTGAGAGCCGCTGGCTGATGGACGTCATTCACACGCTGCGCTCCAAAAACTCAGAGGGGGCGGTGCCTCTGGGGCGGGTCATGACCTCACGACCACCAATCAGATCAGCCGCTGATGAGGCCACGCCCACCGCTTTACATCCAGCAGAACAGACACAAACCG AGGTcacggggtcagaggtcagcacGCCTGTGGAGGTCACAGAGGTCACAGGCGGGGTCACGTGTCCGGAGTCGCCCCCTCGCACCACACCGACAGCCTCCAGCCGCCGTCTCCCGAGCTCGGCGAGGGTCAGGAGCTGCTGA